The following proteins come from a genomic window of Trifolium pratense cultivar HEN17-A07 linkage group LG4, ARS_RC_1.1, whole genome shotgun sequence:
- the LOC123921288 gene encoding prolycopene isomerase, chloroplastic-like isoform X5: MSLISISQVDEIEDQAADDIELNYRDSFCFLQSSFRFVFRRDWFKYSASASDSSYSYVHSNFKIQGNLNLITQALEAVGCRVEVIPDPTTVHFHLPNHLLVRVHREYDKFIEELTSYFPHEKDGILKFYGECWKIFNALNSLELKSLEEPLYLFGQFFQKPLECLTIAYYLLQNAGAIARKYIQDPQLLSFIDAEGHQRHIDDT, translated from the exons ATGTCTTTAATTTCGATTTCTCAGGTAGATGAGATTGAGGATCAAGCAGCTGATGATATTGAGCTTAATTATCGAGACAG CTTCTGCTTCCTTCAATCAAGCTTCAGATTCGTTTTTCGCCGAGATTGGTTCAAATATTCAGCTTCTGCTTCAGATTCGTCCTACAGCTATGTTCATTCAAACTTCAAAATCCAG GGTAATCTCAATTTGATAACACAAGCATTGGAAGCAGTTGGTTGTCGGGTGGAGGTGATACCAGATCCAACAACTGTTCATTTCCATCTACCGAACCACCTCCTTGTTCGAGTGCACAGAGAGTATGACAAATTCATTGAAGAACTTACGAGTTATTTTCCCCATGAAAAGGACGGTATCCTCAAATTCTATGGTGAATGCTGGAAG ATTTTCAATGCCTTGAATTCATTGGAGTTGAAGTCGCTAGAGGAGCCACTCTACCTTTTTGGACAGTTTTTTCAGAAGCCACTTGAATGCTTGACAATAG CCTATTATTTGCTTCAAAATGCTGGAGCCATAGCCCGGAAGTATATTCAGGATCCACAATTGTTGTCTTTCATAGACGCAGAG GGACACCAAAGACACATCGACGATACCTAG
- the LOC123921288 gene encoding prolycopene isomerase, chloroplastic-like isoform X1, translating to MSLISISQVDEIEDQAADDIELNYRDSFCFLQSSFRFVFRRDWFKYSASASDSSYSYVHSNFKIQGNLNLITQALEAVGCRVEVIPDPTTVHFHLPNHLLVRVHREYDKFIEELTSYFPHEKDGILKFYGECWKIFNALNSLELKSLEEPLYLFGQFFQKPLECLTIAYYLLQNAGAIARKYIQDPQLLSFIDAECFIVSTVNALQTAMINASMVTCSPSLLHFFISFMQCSYCTFESVLERSYASISLLCRDTKDTSTIPSPR from the exons ATGTCTTTAATTTCGATTTCTCAGGTAGATGAGATTGAGGATCAAGCAGCTGATGATATTGAGCTTAATTATCGAGACAG CTTCTGCTTCCTTCAATCAAGCTTCAGATTCGTTTTTCGCCGAGATTGGTTCAAATATTCAGCTTCTGCTTCAGATTCGTCCTACAGCTATGTTCATTCAAACTTCAAAATCCAG GGTAATCTCAATTTGATAACACAAGCATTGGAAGCAGTTGGTTGTCGGGTGGAGGTGATACCAGATCCAACAACTGTTCATTTCCATCTACCGAACCACCTCCTTGTTCGAGTGCACAGAGAGTATGACAAATTCATTGAAGAACTTACGAGTTATTTTCCCCATGAAAAGGACGGTATCCTCAAATTCTATGGTGAATGCTGGAAG ATTTTCAATGCCTTGAATTCATTGGAGTTGAAGTCGCTAGAGGAGCCACTCTACCTTTTTGGACAGTTTTTTCAGAAGCCACTTGAATGCTTGACAATAG CCTATTATTTGCTTCAAAATGCTGGAGCCATAGCCCGGAAGTATATTCAGGATCCACAATTGTTGTCTTTCATAGACGCAGAG TGTTTTATAGTGAGCACGGTCAACGCTTTGCAGACTGCAATGATCAATGCTAGCATGGTAACTTGTTCACCCAGCCTTTTgcattttttcatttcattcatgCAATGTTCTTATTGTACTTTTGAAAGTGTCTTGGAGAGAAGTTATGCTTCCATTTCATTGCTCTGTAGGGACACCAAAGACACATCGACGATACCTAGCCCGCGATAA
- the LOC123921288 gene encoding prolycopene isomerase, chloroplastic-like isoform X3: protein MSLISISQVDEIEDQAADDIELNYRDSFCFLQSSFRFVFRRDWFKYSASASDSSYSYVHSNFKIQGNLNLITQALEAVGCRVEVIPDPTTVHFHLPNHLLVRVHREYDKFIEELTSYFPHEKDGILKFYGECWKIFNALNSLELKSLEEPLYLFGQFFQKPLECLTIAYYLLQNAGAIARKYIQDPQLLSFIDAECFIVSTVNALQTAMINASMGHQRHIDDT from the exons ATGTCTTTAATTTCGATTTCTCAGGTAGATGAGATTGAGGATCAAGCAGCTGATGATATTGAGCTTAATTATCGAGACAG CTTCTGCTTCCTTCAATCAAGCTTCAGATTCGTTTTTCGCCGAGATTGGTTCAAATATTCAGCTTCTGCTTCAGATTCGTCCTACAGCTATGTTCATTCAAACTTCAAAATCCAG GGTAATCTCAATTTGATAACACAAGCATTGGAAGCAGTTGGTTGTCGGGTGGAGGTGATACCAGATCCAACAACTGTTCATTTCCATCTACCGAACCACCTCCTTGTTCGAGTGCACAGAGAGTATGACAAATTCATTGAAGAACTTACGAGTTATTTTCCCCATGAAAAGGACGGTATCCTCAAATTCTATGGTGAATGCTGGAAG ATTTTCAATGCCTTGAATTCATTGGAGTTGAAGTCGCTAGAGGAGCCACTCTACCTTTTTGGACAGTTTTTTCAGAAGCCACTTGAATGCTTGACAATAG CCTATTATTTGCTTCAAAATGCTGGAGCCATAGCCCGGAAGTATATTCAGGATCCACAATTGTTGTCTTTCATAGACGCAGAG TGTTTTATAGTGAGCACGGTCAACGCTTTGCAGACTGCAATGATCAATGCTAGCATG GGACACCAAAGACACATCGACGATACCTAG
- the LOC123921288 gene encoding prolycopene isomerase, chloroplastic-like isoform X2 → MSLISISQVDEIEDQAADDIELNYRDSFCFLQSSFRFVFRRDWFKYSASASDSSYSYVHSNFKIQGNLNLITQALEAVGCRVEVIPDPTTVHFHLPNHLLVRVHREYDKFIEELTSYFPHEKDGILKFYGECWKIFNALNSLELKSLEEPLYLFGQFFQKPLECLTIAYYLLQNAGAIARKYIQDPQLLSFIDAECFIVSTVNALQTAMINASMLHGGWIVKTGQVFNSWDRWKGPPERNET, encoded by the exons ATGTCTTTAATTTCGATTTCTCAGGTAGATGAGATTGAGGATCAAGCAGCTGATGATATTGAGCTTAATTATCGAGACAG CTTCTGCTTCCTTCAATCAAGCTTCAGATTCGTTTTTCGCCGAGATTGGTTCAAATATTCAGCTTCTGCTTCAGATTCGTCCTACAGCTATGTTCATTCAAACTTCAAAATCCAG GGTAATCTCAATTTGATAACACAAGCATTGGAAGCAGTTGGTTGTCGGGTGGAGGTGATACCAGATCCAACAACTGTTCATTTCCATCTACCGAACCACCTCCTTGTTCGAGTGCACAGAGAGTATGACAAATTCATTGAAGAACTTACGAGTTATTTTCCCCATGAAAAGGACGGTATCCTCAAATTCTATGGTGAATGCTGGAAG ATTTTCAATGCCTTGAATTCATTGGAGTTGAAGTCGCTAGAGGAGCCACTCTACCTTTTTGGACAGTTTTTTCAGAAGCCACTTGAATGCTTGACAATAG CCTATTATTTGCTTCAAAATGCTGGAGCCATAGCCCGGAAGTATATTCAGGATCCACAATTGTTGTCTTTCATAGACGCAGAG TGTTTTATAGTGAGCACGGTCAACGCTTTGCAGACTGCAATGATCAATGCTAGCATG TTACATGGTGGATGGATTGTTAAGACTGGACAAGTCTTCAATTCTTGGGATCGTTGGAAGGGACCACCTGAAAGGAATGAAACGTGA
- the LOC123921288 gene encoding prolycopene isomerase, chloroplastic-like isoform X4: protein MSLISISQVDEIEDQAADDIELNYRDSFCFLQSSFRFVFRRDWFKYSASASDSSYSYVHSNFKIQGNLNLITQALEAVGCRVEVIPDPTTVHFHLPNHLLVRVHREYDKFIEELTSYFPHEKDGILKFYGECWKIFNALNSLELKSLEEPLYLFGQFFQKPLECLTIAYYLLQNAGAIARKYIQDPQLLSFIDAECFIVSTVNALQTAMINASMVGTPKTHR, encoded by the exons ATGTCTTTAATTTCGATTTCTCAGGTAGATGAGATTGAGGATCAAGCAGCTGATGATATTGAGCTTAATTATCGAGACAG CTTCTGCTTCCTTCAATCAAGCTTCAGATTCGTTTTTCGCCGAGATTGGTTCAAATATTCAGCTTCTGCTTCAGATTCGTCCTACAGCTATGTTCATTCAAACTTCAAAATCCAG GGTAATCTCAATTTGATAACACAAGCATTGGAAGCAGTTGGTTGTCGGGTGGAGGTGATACCAGATCCAACAACTGTTCATTTCCATCTACCGAACCACCTCCTTGTTCGAGTGCACAGAGAGTATGACAAATTCATTGAAGAACTTACGAGTTATTTTCCCCATGAAAAGGACGGTATCCTCAAATTCTATGGTGAATGCTGGAAG ATTTTCAATGCCTTGAATTCATTGGAGTTGAAGTCGCTAGAGGAGCCACTCTACCTTTTTGGACAGTTTTTTCAGAAGCCACTTGAATGCTTGACAATAG CCTATTATTTGCTTCAAAATGCTGGAGCCATAGCCCGGAAGTATATTCAGGATCCACAATTGTTGTCTTTCATAGACGCAGAG TGTTTTATAGTGAGCACGGTCAACGCTTTGCAGACTGCAATGATCAATGCTAGCATG GTAGGGACACCAAAGACACATCGATGA